GCAGTCGTCACCTTCGCCCTGTCCAGGTAAGTGCCGTTGGTCGATCCTAGATCTTCGACGTACCACTCGGAGCCGCGCATAGACAGCCGAGCGTGCCGCGTCGAGGCGTAGTCGTCGGTCAGCACCAGGGTCGAGTCGTCGGCGCGCCCGATCAACACCGGCTGTTCGCTCAGCGTGATACGCGCGCCAGTCAACGCACCTTCGGTCACCACCAGGTAGCGTGCAGCGTGCCGGCGCTGACGCGCGCCTAAGAGCGTCCCTCGCAGCGCCAGGCCGCGGCGCATCATGACCGCGCCGGTCGGCGCATAAATGTCGGTCTTCAAGATCCGTAGCACGGACCAGATGAATACCCACAACAACATCAAGAATCCGGCACGCGTCAGTTGCAGTACCAACCCCTGCATCTGGCGTCCTTTCCGTCCTGCACCGTCTGCTCCGGCCCCGCGCTGCCGAGCACGTCAGCAAAGTCACGATACTTTGACGGTGGTCGGCGCGGGTCAACCCCGGCAGCTTCGAGCCCAGTAGGTTCAGTGCATGCGGACGATGATCTCGGAGTGTCCCAAGCGGATCACATCACCGTCGGCCAACTGCCACTCCTGTACCGGTGCATTGTTAACAGTGGTGCCGTTGGTGGAGTTCAGGTCTGCGAGCAATGCGACCTGCCCGTCCCACCGGATCTCCAAGTGACGGCGTGACACACCGGTGTCGGGCAGCCGGAACTGGGCGTCCTGTCCGCGACCGATGATGTTGGAGCCCTCGCGGAGCTGGTAAGTGCGTCCGCTGCCGTCGTCGAGCTGCAGCGTAACCGACGTTCCGGCGGACCCATAGCCGCCCTGCCCGTAACCGCTGTAGCCACCGGGCGCTGGCTGACCGTAGTCCGGAGCGCCTGATTGGCCGTAGTCGTAGTCTCGGCCGGCGGGTTCGGCGTACCCGCCACCCTGAGGAGCGTATCCCGGGACCCGCGGGGATTCGGTGTAGCGGGTGTAGTCAGCGCCGCCGCCATAGTCTTGCCGGCCGTATGTCGTGGCGCCTTGCTGGTAGCCCTGGTCGTAACCGCCTTGGTCGGGGTAAGCCGGTCGTTGCTCGGGCGGGCCCGGAGGGCCAGAGGGCACATAGCTGCCCTCCTCGTGGCGAGCCGGGCCACGCCCGTACTCCCCGTACCCGCCGTAGCCGGGCTGGCCGCCACCGGGTGAAGGGCCGTAGCCGCCGCTTTGGCGATAGCCCTGGTCGTAGCCGGGAGCGCCGTAGCCGGCAGCCGGGCCGGGAGAAACAGGAGGGCGTTGCTCGTAGGGCGGCGGATAGCCCCCCTGCCCTTGGTCGGGGTAGCCTCGACCCTGGTCCTGGTACCCGCGCTGGTCGGGGTAGCCGCGTTGCTCGGGGTAACCGCGTTGCTCGGGGTAACCGCCCTGGTCGGGGTACCCGATTTGCTCGGGGTAGTCGCCCTGGTCCGGGTGGCGCGGGCGTGGGTAGCCCGGCTGGGGCGGGTAGCCGCCCGTCTCGGGTGGATACCCCCCGCGGGGGTCAGATCCGCCTTGCGGATCCGGGCCACCACGCGGATCCTCTTGCGGACGCGCATAGCGGTCGTCGTAATACTCGTCGGGACGCCCCTGCCCCTGACCGCCACGGTAGCTCGAATTGTCACTCATTGGTGCTACTCCTGGTTCTGCGCCAAACGCGTGGTTTGATTGTGGCCGGGCGCAATCGATGACCGGCGGGTGGGTCTCAACGTCGGGGTTAACAGTGCCGCGGGCGCGGAACTGGCCGGTATGCAGGTTCGACGACTGCTCGAATCGGACGACCACATCACCATACGTTTGCCACCCCTGTTCTTGGATATAGTCCGCCAAGTCCCGAGCAAAACCGGTTGACTTCAGCTCAGGATCAGCGCCCAACTTCTCAAAGTCGTGCACACCGAGGGTAATGATGTATTCGTTGGGCGCCAAAAGGCGATTTCCCTGCAGCGACTGGATGCCGTCGGCCGCCTCGCGGCGCAGCAGGGCTTCGACCTCTTGCGGGACGATCGAGCCTCCAAAGATGCGGGCAAACGCATCGCCAACCGTCTGCTCGAGTTTGCGCTCAACGCGCTGAACCAGCCTTTTCTGGCTACCCATCTTTCAGCGCTCGCCTCACTGTTCTGGTGCATCGTCGGCGCAAGGCAAACGACTCGCCTGTATGTCGTGTCAATCAATCATGGTATCGGGACAGTGTGAGCGAGCGGAAAGGGCCGGCCACGCCCACTGAGCCCGCCGGCGCCCCTGGCAGCGGATGGGGCCTGCGGCTACTACAGTGGTATGGTCCTCCGGTTGTTGCGGGCGAGTGGCGGAATGGCAGACGCGCTGGCTTCAGGTGCCAGTGTCCTTCGGGACGTGGGGGTTCAAGTCCCCCTTCGCCCACCGTACTGTGAGACGAGTCGTGACCGACATCGTCGTCGAAACGGCCGCCATGGGCGTGGTTGGAACGGCTAGCGCACGCCCACGGCCAGCCCAGGGCAACCCCGGTATCGACGTGACTATCGCCGGCGCTGTCCGGTTCAGCTCGGTCGCGGCCGCAGCCGGGTGGCGGGGCGCCTCGGTACCCTTTTACACGGCGCGCATCGCGGTCAGCGTCCTCGCCGCTTGTTGCGCCATACCGGTTATCACGTCGGCGGCTGGCAGGACGGCATTGACCAGGCCCGCGGCTTGACCGGCGGTGACATTGGCGATGCTGTAGTCACGCGCAGCAACGGCTCGCCAATATCTGGCCATGGCTTCTTCGCGATGGAGAATGTCGAGTTCGGTGTCCTCGAATTGGTCGGTGAGGGCGTTGCTTAGCACGCTCATCGTGTGTCCTTGCGGCCAGGGATAGCGCCGTAGCTGATCGTAGATAGTGGTGCGGCACATGTCGTCGCCAGTGGCCGCCAGCAGCGGGTCCCGCGCCTGCGGTGTGGATAACGCTTCGACCGTGGCGTAGAAGCGCGTACCGACCAATACCCCGGCGGCGCCCAACATCAACGCGGCGGCAAGGCCCCGGCCGTCGGCGATGCCCCCGGCGGCGATCACCGGGATATCAGTTCCCCGCGCGGTGACCAGGTCGACGATTTCGGGTACCAAGGTCAGGGTGGAACGTGGACCGTGGCCGTGCCCACCGGCCTCGGTGCCCTGAGCCACCAACACATCGGCGCCGACCTGCAGGGCTCGCTCGGCCTGGGTCCGGTTTTGGATCTGGCAGACCAACCGCGTTCCGGCGGACTTGATGGCGTCAGCGAAAACCGCGGGGTCCCCGAACGACAGCATCACCGCCACCGGCTCATACTGCAGCGCGAGGTCGAGCAGCTGCGGTTGGCGGGCCAAAGACCAGGTGATGAACCCGCAGCCCACCGGCGCTCCAGCGGCGAGATCGAACTGCCGGGCCAACCAATCCCGGTCCCCATAGCCGCCCCCGATGAGGCCGAGTCCCCCTGCGCCACTTACCGCGGCAGCCAGCTCACCGCCGGCGATCAAGTCCATTGGCGCGGACACTATCGGATAGTCGATTCCGAACATCTGGCTAAAGGCCGTCGATAGCACCACAACAACCTCCTTGGCGAGCGTCGTGATGACACGCAGATCCTGGCCGATGGTAGGTGATCAGGCGAGCCACTTCTTCGCCGAACTCGCGAGCCGAGCCTGATCACGCTGGGTTTGGCAACTGCCGGGCTTGCCGACCGGGCATCAAGCGGCCGGTTGTGGGCCAACCTGTGCGATCGGCAGGTGCACCACGACCCCGGGCACCGGGGTGACCTCGAGTCCTTCGTTGCGGGCCAGCAGAGCCGCATTGTCCGGGAGCTGCCTGGAATTGATCT
Above is a window of Mycobacterium tuberculosis H37Rv DNA encoding:
- the fhaB gene encoding FHA domain-containing protein FhaB (FtsZ-interacting protein A), with amino-acid sequence MQGLVLQLTRAGFLMLLWVFIWSVLRILKTDIYAPTGAVMMRRGLALRGTLLGARQRRHAARYLVVTEGALTGARITLSEQPVLIGRADDSTLVLTDDYASTRHARLSMRGSEWYVEDLGSTNGTYLDRAKVTTAVRVPIGTPVRIGKTAIELRP
- the fhaA gene encoding FHA domain-containing protein FhaA (A core mycobacterial gene; conserved in mycobacterial strains (See Marmiesse et al., 2004 PMID:14766927).): MGSQKRLVQRVERKLEQTVGDAFARIFGGSIVPQEVEALLRREAADGIQSLQGNRLLAPNEYIITLGVHDFEKLGADPELKSTGFARDLADYIQEQGWQTYGDVVVRFEQSSNLHTGQFRARGTVNPDVETHPPVIDCARPQSNHAFGAEPGVAPMSDNSSYRGGQGQGRPDEYYDDRYARPQEDPRGGPDPQGGSDPRGGYPPETGGYPPQPGYPRPRHPDQGDYPEQIGYPDQGGYPEQRGYPEQRGYPDQRGYQDQGRGYPDQGQGGYPPPYEQRPPVSPGPAAGYGAPGYDQGYRQSGGYGPSPGGGQPGYGGYGEYGRGPARHEEGSYVPSGPPGPPEQRPAYPDQGGYDQGYQQGATTYGRQDYGGGADYTRYTESPRVPGYAPQGGGYAEPAGRDYDYGQSGAPDYGQPAPGGYSGYGQGGYGSAGTSVTLQLDDGSGRTYQLREGSNIIGRGQDAQFRLPDTGVSRRHLEIRWDGQVALLADLNSTNGTTVNNAPVQEWQLADGDVIRLGHSEIIVRMH